A DNA window from Patagioenas fasciata isolate bPatFas1 chromosome 1, bPatFas1.hap1, whole genome shotgun sequence contains the following coding sequences:
- the AICDA gene encoding single-stranded DNA cytosine deaminase: MRTSLLMKRKLFLYNFKNLRWAKGRRETYLCYVVKRRDSATSCSLDFGYLRNKMGCHVEVLFLRYISAWDLDPGRCYRITWFTSWSPCYDCARHVADFLRAYPNLTLRIFTARLYFCEDRKAEPEGLRRLHRAGAQIAIMTFKDYFYCWNTFVENREKTFEAWEGLHENSVHLSRKLRRILLPLYEVDDLRDAFKTLGL; encoded by the exons ATGCGCACTAG TCTGCTGATGAAAAGGAAACTCTTCCTTTACAATTTCAAGAACCTGCGCTGGGCCAAGGGCCGACGTGAAACCTATCTCTGCTATGTTGTGAAGCGCCGTGACAGTGCTACATCATGTTCCCTGGACTTTGGATATCTACGCAATAAG ATGGGCTGTCACGTGGAAGTGCTCTTCCTGCGCTACATCTCAGCCTGGGACCTGGACCCAGGCCGCTGCTACCGTATCACCTGGTTCACCTCCTGGAGCCCCTGTTATGACTGCGCCCGACACGTGGCCGACTTCCTGCGAGCCTACCCCAACCTGACCCTCCGCATCTTCACGGCACGCCTCTACTTCTGTGAGGACCGCAAGGCAGAGCCTGAGGGGCTGAGGCGCCTGCACAGGGCAGGGGCCCAAATTGCCATCATGACATTCAAAG ATTACTTCTACTGCTGGAACACATTTGTGGAAAACAGGGAAAAGACATTCGAAGCCTGGGAAGGGCTGCATGAAAACTCTGTACACCTGTCCAGGAAACTTCGACGGATCCTTCTG ccactgtacGAAGTAGATGATTTACGAGATGCCTTTAAAACTCTGGGACTTTGA